One genomic window of Desmospora activa DSM 45169 includes the following:
- a CDS encoding PTS sugar transporter subunit IIB, with protein sequence MKKILAVCGLGQGTSLILKMNIEQVLSEEGVQAEVEHVDVSAASSMTADLIVTSRELAQNLQNGEARVVTVQNFFDVNEIRSALNEHL encoded by the coding sequence ATGAAAAAGATATTGGCGGTATGTGGATTAGGGCAAGGAACGAGCTTGATATTAAAGATGAACATTGAGCAAGTTCTCAGTGAAGAAGGCGTACAAGCGGAGGTGGAGCATGTGGATGTTTCCGCCGCCTCCAGTATGACGGCGGATCTGATCGTAACCAGCCGGGAGTTGGCGCAAAACCTGCAAAACGGGGAGGCTCGGGTGGTGACAGTACAAAACTTTTTCGATGTCAATGAGATACGTTCAGCGCTAAACGAACATCTCTAA
- the nagB gene encoding glucosamine-6-phosphate deaminase, which yields MDMRVIQVPNAQEMNRWAAAHIIQLVQTQPPSVLGFATGSTPEGIYRELVADHRQNGTSYKEVVTFNLDEYVGLKRDHPNSYHTYMQTRLFDHLDCVSHRTHIPAGDATDLAAECHRYEQQISRYGGIDLQLLGIGRNGHIGFNEPGTSFDSRTHVVKLTESTRNANAHFFQRKEEIPTHAITMGIASILSSRQILLLAAGHTKAEAIARLIEGPVDADFPASALKQHSDVTVLADESACQHLAKKGKIFDVG from the coding sequence ATGGACATGCGAGTCATTCAAGTTCCAAACGCACAGGAGATGAACCGCTGGGCTGCTGCGCACATCATCCAGCTGGTTCAAACTCAACCACCTTCCGTGCTGGGATTTGCCACCGGCAGCACTCCAGAGGGGATTTATCGCGAATTGGTAGCGGATCATCGCCAAAACGGAACGTCCTACAAAGAGGTGGTCACGTTTAATCTAGATGAATACGTCGGCTTGAAACGAGATCACCCCAATAGCTATCATACCTATATGCAAACCCGTCTCTTTGACCACCTGGATTGTGTGTCACATCGGACGCACATTCCCGCTGGAGATGCAACCGATCTCGCTGCGGAGTGTCACCGCTATGAACAGCAGATTTCCCGTTATGGCGGAATCGATTTACAACTACTGGGAATCGGCCGCAACGGACATATCGGATTTAACGAACCGGGTACTTCCTTTGACTCTCGCACACATGTGGTTAAACTGACGGAATCTACCCGCAATGCCAATGCCCACTTTTTCCAGCGAAAAGAGGAGATCCCCACCCATGCGATCACCATGGGAATCGCCTCGATTTTAAGCAGTCGCCAAATCTTACTTTTGGCCGCGGGCCACACCAAAGCGGAAGCAATTGCCCGTCTAATCGAAGGGCCTGTGGATGCAGACTTTCCTGCATCAGCCTTAAAACAACACTCGGATGTTACCGTCTTAGCCGATGAATCTGCCTGTCAGCACCTCGCAAAAAAGGGGAAGATCTTTGATGTTGGATAA
- a CDS encoding PTS ascorbate transporter subunit IIC — MDVIVWIATNVFGTPAILLGFIVLIGLLLQKKNVSQVISGTFKAIIGFLIIGAGAQVIISALNLFEPMWKEVFGITDKSFSGFIGQEAFNNRFGSAVTLAMALGFLLNVALARFTRFKYIYLTGHMMFWTTTIFAGIIIQSAGTDAPFWKLVLFLSLFMGLYWTLQPALTQPLMRRITGNDQIALGHTSASVALLGAGLGKLFGNRENDSEKIKLPSGLEFLRDSNVITALSMGVLFLVGAIMVSTKGTPGAQELIAAAGEQNFLVYSIVQALTFAGGIAIVLMGVRMFIGELVPAFRGIATKIVPGAKPALDVPVVFPYAPNAVTLGFLGTLVGALLWLLVLGQTIGYVFVPTMIVLFFHSAAAGVFGNTTGGVRGALLGGFATATVVAFGQFAMVRMLLPDTIPDTAMWAADSDMFILGPIVKLLAELLF, encoded by the coding sequence ATGGATGTGATTGTTTGGATTGCAACCAATGTCTTTGGAACACCCGCGATCTTGCTCGGTTTTATCGTCCTAATCGGGCTACTGCTGCAAAAGAAGAATGTCAGCCAGGTGATTAGCGGAACCTTTAAGGCCATTATCGGTTTTTTAATCATCGGGGCCGGTGCCCAGGTCATCATCAGCGCGTTAAATTTGTTTGAACCGATGTGGAAAGAAGTGTTTGGCATCACCGATAAGAGCTTTTCCGGCTTTATCGGACAGGAAGCGTTCAATAACCGTTTTGGAAGCGCTGTCACTTTAGCGATGGCTCTCGGATTTTTGTTAAATGTGGCCTTGGCCCGCTTTACCCGCTTTAAGTATATCTATCTAACCGGGCATATGATGTTTTGGACCACAACCATCTTTGCGGGAATCATTATCCAATCGGCGGGTACAGATGCACCCTTCTGGAAGTTGGTTCTGTTTTTAAGCTTATTTATGGGCCTTTATTGGACATTGCAACCGGCTTTAACCCAACCGTTGATGCGTCGCATCACCGGAAACGATCAGATTGCTCTTGGGCATACGTCGGCGTCAGTGGCTCTGTTGGGAGCCGGGCTGGGGAAACTGTTTGGTAATCGGGAAAACGACTCGGAGAAGATTAAATTACCCTCAGGGTTGGAATTTTTACGTGATTCCAATGTGATTACCGCTCTATCCATGGGTGTGCTGTTTTTGGTGGGGGCGATTATGGTTTCCACCAAGGGAACGCCGGGAGCGCAAGAGTTGATTGCAGCGGCAGGGGAGCAAAATTTCTTGGTCTACTCAATCGTGCAGGCGCTGACCTTTGCCGGGGGGATTGCCATCGTATTGATGGGGGTGCGCATGTTTATCGGTGAACTGGTACCGGCTTTTAGGGGAATCGCCACCAAAATTGTGCCGGGAGCAAAACCGGCGTTGGATGTTCCCGTTGTCTTTCCTTATGCGCCCAATGCGGTCACCCTGGGTTTTCTCGGTACGCTGGTCGGCGCACTGTTGTGGCTGTTGGTACTGGGTCAAACCATCGGTTATGTGTTTGTGCCCACTATGATCGTCCTCTTTTTCCACAGTGCTGCGGCGGGGGTCTTTGGAAATACGACCGGTGGCGTTCGCGGTGCGCTGTTGGGCGGGTTTGCCACAGCGACAGTGGTCGCTTTTGGTCAGTTTGCGATGGTGCGGATGTTGCTGCCTGACACCATTCCCGATACCGCCATGTGGGCGGCAGACTCGGATATGTTTATCCTGGGGCCGATTGTCAAACTGTTGGCTGAGCTTCTCTTTTGA
- a CDS encoding GntR family transcriptional regulator encodes MLDKNSPIPVYYQLEERLKDSIEKRELKEGDMIPSERVLSEQYRISRMTVRQAINNLVRDGYLYRIKGKGTFVASNKIEQPLQGLTSFTEDMLSRGLKPETRLLQFTVEPAQGKIIQRLKLAEGEPVNVIKRVRLADNLPMALETTFLPVKLISGLTEAHVYGSLYEYIETQLGLKIGHATQTLEATVARASETEHLQIQKGSPVLLIERSSYLANQHPLELVKSVYRGDRYKFNVHLQRP; translated from the coding sequence ATGTTGGATAAAAACTCGCCCATCCCGGTTTACTATCAGTTGGAAGAACGCTTAAAAGACTCGATCGAAAAACGGGAACTAAAAGAAGGGGATATGATTCCGTCTGAACGTGTCTTATCGGAACAATATAGGATCAGCCGGATGACCGTGCGACAAGCGATTAACAACCTGGTCCGCGATGGGTATCTCTACCGAATCAAAGGGAAAGGAACGTTTGTCGCCAGCAATAAAATCGAACAACCACTGCAAGGTTTGACCAGTTTTACGGAAGACATGCTTTCCCGCGGGCTAAAGCCGGAAACCCGCTTACTCCAGTTCACCGTAGAACCGGCACAGGGAAAGATCATACAAAGGTTAAAATTAGCGGAAGGGGAGCCCGTCAATGTGATCAAACGGGTTCGGCTGGCGGATAACCTGCCCATGGCTTTAGAAACCACTTTTTTGCCGGTAAAATTGATTTCCGGTTTGACGGAAGCCCACGTCTATGGATCGCTATATGAATATATCGAAACCCAGCTAGGTCTCAAAATCGGGCATGCCACGCAAACCCTAGAAGCGACGGTGGCACGAGCGAGTGAAACCGAACATTTACAAATTCAAAAAGGCTCTCCTGTTCTACTGATTGAGCGCTCCAGTTACCTTGCGAATCAACACCCGCTTGAACTGGTTAAATCCGTCTACCGCGGCGATCGATACAAATTTAATGTTCACTTGCAACGGCCATGA
- a CDS encoding ABC transporter ATP-binding protein has product MNTFKRLKAFFWPYKGNFLISIFTLLLVTGVTVVYPLVLKVTIDDVIGAGRYELVPWIAIGFLLLMGLKAVASFFHQYYGDLFGIRAVYELRNALYQKLERLPFRFYDNAKTGDLMSRLTADVEAFRFFLSFGFAQFINFILMVTFGLGIMLWLSPSLAIVTLLALPFLSVVVYRFDQKVHPAFKSIRRSFADLTTKVQENISGMNTVKAMAREDFEIDKFHRRNQQYKQTNIETGNIWGTYMPLMELIGSICVVVLLAYGGWMVIEGNLLLGELVAFFSLVWYIIGPLMFLGFIINTFSQSKAAGERLLEVLDEPEDIQNEAGAVTQDRLRGHVTFRNVSHRYPGTEEWALQGIDLDAPPGKVIGLIGSTGAGKTSLTQLISRFYEATSGELLIDGRPIKEYDLHSLRKNIGVVFQESFLFSSTIRDNIAYGNPNISMEEIQQAARRAQAHDFIMGFPEQYDTMLGERGLGLSGGQKQRLAIARALVINPSILILDDATSAVDMETEHKIQAAFREVMKGRTTFIIAHRISSVKQADEILVLDQGRVVERGTHDELLQNEGLYRRIFDIQFKDRQAVHTT; this is encoded by the coding sequence TTGAACACCTTCAAGCGATTGAAGGCCTTTTTTTGGCCGTACAAAGGTAATTTTCTCATATCGATCTTTACATTGTTGTTGGTAACCGGGGTTACGGTCGTCTATCCATTGGTGTTAAAAGTCACCATTGACGACGTGATCGGGGCGGGAAGATACGAATTGGTGCCCTGGATTGCCATCGGCTTTTTACTCCTCATGGGGTTAAAAGCGGTGGCGTCTTTTTTTCACCAGTACTACGGGGATCTGTTTGGAATCCGTGCGGTATATGAGCTTCGAAATGCATTGTATCAAAAGTTGGAGCGGTTGCCGTTTCGCTTTTATGATAACGCCAAGACCGGTGACTTGATGTCTCGTTTAACCGCGGATGTGGAAGCGTTTCGCTTCTTTCTCTCCTTTGGCTTTGCCCAGTTTATCAACTTTATCCTGATGGTTACCTTTGGACTGGGGATTATGTTGTGGCTGAGCCCGTCGTTAGCGATTGTGACACTGTTGGCACTACCGTTTTTGTCGGTGGTAGTGTATCGCTTCGATCAAAAAGTGCATCCCGCCTTTAAAAGCATCCGCCGCTCCTTTGCCGATCTGACGACAAAGGTGCAGGAAAACATCAGCGGGATGAACACAGTGAAGGCGATGGCGCGGGAAGATTTTGAGATAGACAAATTCCATCGACGCAACCAGCAATATAAACAGACCAACATCGAAACCGGCAACATCTGGGGCACCTATATGCCGTTGATGGAGCTGATCGGCAGTATCTGTGTCGTCGTTTTACTGGCTTATGGCGGCTGGATGGTGATTGAAGGGAATCTGCTGCTGGGAGAGCTGGTCGCCTTTTTCAGCCTTGTCTGGTATATTATCGGGCCGTTGATGTTCCTGGGATTTATCATCAACACCTTCTCCCAGTCCAAGGCGGCGGGTGAACGGTTGCTGGAGGTGTTGGACGAACCGGAAGATATTCAAAACGAAGCGGGAGCGGTAACGCAGGACCGCCTGAGGGGGCATGTCACGTTCCGTAATGTCTCCCATCGCTATCCAGGGACAGAAGAGTGGGCATTGCAAGGAATCGATCTGGATGCGCCTCCCGGCAAAGTGATTGGTTTGATCGGATCCACGGGAGCGGGTAAAACTTCGCTTACCCAGTTAATCTCCCGCTTCTATGAGGCGACCTCCGGTGAACTTCTGATCGATGGCCGCCCGATTAAGGAATACGATCTCCATTCGCTTCGGAAAAACATCGGGGTGGTGTTCCAGGAGTCGTTCCTGTTTTCCTCCACCATCCGTGACAACATTGCTTACGGCAATCCCAATATCAGCATGGAGGAGATCCAGCAAGCGGCCCGGCGTGCCCAGGCTCACGATTTTATCATGGGCTTTCCCGAGCAATATGACACCATGTTGGGCGAGCGGGGGCTGGGTCTTTCCGGAGGGCAGAAGCAACGACTGGCAATCGCCCGCGCGTTGGTGATCAACCCCAGTATCCTTATCCTGGATGATGCTACCAGCGCGGTCGATATGGAGACAGAACACAAGATTCAAGCTGCTTTCCGCGAAGTGATGAAAGGGCGAACCACATTTATCATCGCCCACCGTATCTCCTCCGTCAAACAAGCGGATGAAATCCTGGTGCTGGATCAGGGTAGGGTTGTGGAACGGGGAACTCACGACGAATTGTTGCAAAACGAAGGTCTCTATCGCCGTATTTTTGATATTCAATTTAAAGACCGGCAAGCGGTCCACACTACTTAA
- a CDS encoding metal ABC transporter substrate-binding protein: MERSVKALTILFMAVTLMIAGCSTGAQESEQKEKLTVYASVYPLADFAQKIGGDQVEVINMVPAGVDPHDFEPTAKELARLSESDIFLYNGAGFEGWVDKAKGIVNQEQTEVVDLSQHVDLIAVDEHDEHGHDDEEHADEADHDDGHDHGDTDPHVWLDPNRAKQQAEAIRDVLIKKDPDHQSTYEENYKALESRFDELDAKFEEVVKSGKKDTIVVSHDAFSYLADRYGFKQVAISGLSPSAEPSAKKMKEIVDTAKEQKVDYIFFETLVSGKVAEAVKNEVGAEALVLNPLEGLTKKQEQDGEDYFSLMEANADNLAKALEAE, encoded by the coding sequence TTGGAAAGAAGCGTTAAAGCGCTCACCATATTATTTATGGCGGTCACTTTGATGATTGCCGGATGTAGCACCGGGGCTCAGGAGTCGGAGCAAAAGGAAAAGCTGACCGTTTACGCCAGTGTCTATCCGCTGGCTGACTTTGCACAAAAAATCGGCGGAGACCAGGTAGAAGTGATCAACATGGTTCCCGCAGGTGTAGATCCACACGATTTTGAACCGACAGCTAAAGAATTAGCCCGATTGAGTGAATCAGACATTTTTCTATATAATGGTGCCGGGTTTGAAGGCTGGGTCGATAAAGCAAAAGGAATCGTCAATCAAGAACAGACGGAAGTGGTCGACCTGTCCCAACACGTGGATCTGATTGCCGTTGATGAGCACGATGAACACGGCCACGACGATGAAGAACATGCCGATGAGGCTGATCATGATGATGGCCACGACCATGGTGATACCGACCCCCATGTCTGGCTGGATCCCAATCGCGCCAAGCAACAGGCGGAAGCGATTCGCGATGTGTTGATCAAAAAAGACCCGGATCATCAATCGACTTACGAGGAAAATTACAAAGCATTGGAATCCCGCTTTGATGAGTTGGATGCCAAATTTGAAGAAGTGGTTAAATCGGGGAAAAAGGATACCATTGTTGTATCCCATGACGCTTTTTCCTACCTGGCTGACCGCTACGGTTTTAAGCAAGTAGCCATCTCTGGTTTATCCCCTTCCGCTGAACCCAGCGCCAAAAAGATGAAAGAGATCGTCGATACGGCGAAGGAGCAAAAGGTCGACTATATCTTCTTTGAAACCTTGGTCAGTGGAAAAGTGGCAGAAGCCGTCAAAAATGAAGTAGGCGCCGAAGCCCTTGTCCTCAATCCGCTGGAAGGATTGACAAAAAAGCAGGAACAAGATGGGGAAGATTATTTCTCCCTGATGGAAGCCAATGCCGATAATCTGGCAAAGGCTTTAGAGGCGGAGTGA
- a CDS encoding PTS sugar transporter subunit IIA, translating to MAFLQPSLIRLQEPIGEPQDAIRIAGDLLQKNNHVEARYVDAMVAAYQKHGPYFVIAPGIAVPHARPEDGVIRAAVSMVQMTEGVAFGSEANDPVYLIFALAADSNQNHLQLLQRLSLLLGNEENVERLRNAKAPNEIRNFLKENSI from the coding sequence ATGGCTTTTTTACAACCTTCCTTGATTCGACTCCAGGAACCGATAGGTGAGCCACAGGATGCGATTCGTATCGCCGGTGATCTTTTACAGAAAAACAATCATGTAGAGGCGCGGTATGTAGATGCCATGGTGGCTGCCTATCAGAAGCATGGTCCTTATTTTGTCATTGCACCCGGTATCGCGGTTCCCCATGCTCGACCGGAAGACGGGGTGATTCGTGCAGCGGTTTCCATGGTGCAAATGACAGAGGGTGTTGCCTTTGGAAGTGAAGCCAATGACCCCGTCTATCTGATTTTTGCACTGGCTGCAGATTCCAATCAAAACCATCTACAATTGTTGCAGAGACTGTCCCTTCTTTTGGGGAATGAAGAAAATGTGGAGCGATTGCGAAACGCAAAGGCACCCAATGAAATTCGAAATTTTTTGAAGGAGAACTCCATATGA
- a CDS encoding ABC transporter ATP-binding protein — MTPSKPRRERFQYSNEMVIDKPFNWSLMARLFQYIKPYTTRLLPLAILAVLVSTAARLFAPLMISLAIDHALVNKDGQLLTIFVSVIAAMYILNWLANTLRIRWTQQLGQSVIYDLRQHLFQHIQRLSHRFFDQRSAGSILVRITNDINSLQELLTNGIVNVIMDILLLVGIIVMLTVLSPNLTAAILVVLPLMFLISVKLRRLIRRSWQNVRMKQSIINSHLNESIQGMRVTQSFTQEKENMSFFTRLNQDNFDAWNDASKKSAVFRPFVEMTGAIGTAILIVYGSYLVRVDALTVGALVGFAIYIGNFWEPISRLGQVYNQLLMAMASTERIFEFLDEKPSVPEKNDAQSLGQIQGRVELDGVVFSYDGKRRALDGIELTFQPGQKVALVGHTGSGKTSIVNLICRFYDPTAGSVRIDGHDLRDLKLDDLRSQVSIVLQETFIFSGTIMENIRFGRPAATDEEVKAAAEAVGANAFIQRLPKGYDTEVEERGNILSTGERQLLSFARTLLADPRIIILDEATASIDTETELKIQEAMKTLLAGRTAILIAHRLSTIRDADNIVVLENGRIIEQGDHHQLMERRGEYHNLVTAQFRVLDVG; from the coding sequence ATGACACCATCCAAACCACGGCGGGAACGGTTCCAATACTCCAATGAAATGGTAATCGACAAACCCTTCAACTGGTCGCTCATGGCCCGCCTGTTTCAATATATTAAACCGTATACCACCCGCCTGTTGCCGCTGGCGATCCTGGCGGTGTTGGTCTCCACCGCGGCCCGGTTGTTTGCTCCGTTGATGATCAGCTTGGCGATTGACCATGCTTTGGTGAATAAAGACGGGCAACTGTTGACCATTTTTGTCAGTGTAATCGCCGCGATGTACATTCTCAACTGGCTTGCCAACACACTCCGCATCCGCTGGACGCAACAATTGGGGCAGTCGGTTATCTACGATCTGCGCCAGCATCTGTTTCAACATATCCAACGCCTTTCCCACCGCTTTTTTGATCAGCGGTCGGCAGGGTCGATTCTGGTACGGATCACCAACGACATCAACTCGCTTCAGGAGTTGCTGACCAACGGGATTGTCAATGTGATCATGGATATTCTCCTGTTGGTGGGGATTATTGTGATGCTAACCGTGCTCAGTCCCAACCTGACGGCGGCGATCCTTGTGGTACTGCCGTTGATGTTTTTAATCTCGGTCAAATTGCGCCGCCTAATCCGCCGTTCCTGGCAAAATGTGCGCATGAAACAGTCGATTATCAACTCCCATCTCAACGAAAGCATTCAAGGGATGCGCGTCACCCAGTCCTTTACCCAAGAAAAGGAGAATATGAGCTTTTTTACGCGGCTTAACCAAGACAATTTTGATGCTTGGAACGACGCTAGCAAAAAAAGTGCCGTCTTTCGCCCGTTTGTGGAGATGACAGGGGCCATCGGTACAGCGATTCTGATCGTTTACGGCTCTTATCTGGTGCGAGTCGACGCCCTTACTGTAGGGGCATTGGTCGGCTTTGCCATCTACATCGGCAACTTTTGGGAGCCGATCTCCCGTCTGGGTCAAGTGTATAACCAACTGCTGATGGCGATGGCTTCTACTGAGCGCATCTTTGAATTTCTGGATGAAAAGCCGTCGGTGCCGGAGAAAAACGACGCCCAATCCCTGGGACAAATCCAAGGCCGGGTGGAGCTAGATGGTGTGGTTTTCTCCTATGACGGCAAGCGGCGGGCGCTGGACGGAATCGAACTCACTTTCCAGCCGGGACAAAAAGTGGCACTGGTCGGCCATACCGGCTCTGGCAAAACCTCCATCGTTAACTTGATCTGCCGCTTCTATGATCCGACAGCGGGAAGTGTCCGTATCGACGGTCATGATCTGCGCGATCTCAAACTGGATGACTTGCGCTCCCAGGTGAGTATTGTGTTACAGGAGACGTTTATCTTTTCCGGTACGATCATGGAAAATATTCGCTTTGGACGTCCGGCAGCAACTGATGAGGAAGTAAAAGCGGCGGCAGAAGCGGTAGGAGCTAATGCCTTTATCCAGCGTCTGCCCAAAGGTTATGACACCGAAGTGGAAGAGCGTGGCAACATCTTATCCACCGGAGAGCGGCAACTGTTGAGCTTTGCCCGTACCTTGCTGGCTGATCCGCGCATTATTATCCTGGATGAAGCGACAGCCAGCATTGATACGGAGACGGAGCTAAAAATCCAAGAGGCGATGAAAACCCTCTTGGCCGGACGTACCGCCATTTTGATCGCCCACCGGCTGTCCACCATCCGCGACGCCGACAATATCGTCGTCCTGGAAAACGGTCGCATCATTGAACAGGGTGATCATCATCAGCTGATGGAACGGCGAGGTGAATACCACAACCTCGTCACCGCTCAGTTTCGGGTATTGGATGTGGGGTGA
- a CDS encoding permease encodes MLKWLREYYVEITGLLVLLGFLYLIMFGIDTIAQLSWPDAWSLPEMPLKVQTVATIFLSIFIEGIPFILIGVLVSSLIHIYVNEEMVWRWVPKNPLLSIPFASCLGLLLPVCECGVVPVSKRLIQKGLPPYIAFTFLLAAPVINPVTIVSTYIAFGNAWDMTLARLLLAAFVAWVMGVLFFWFFKRDVLKPEVSKVHTDQCDHDHDHNHDHNHDHDHHHDCHDHSGIKKDRFGHALYHSVFEFMDMGKYFVMGALIAASFQTFVGMGAIRDFAENEWLAILLMMGLAFGMSLCSSADAFVAASFRTAMGPAPLLAFMVYGPMLDLKNVLMMSGTFKRSVMLFFIVASTLLTLVAIGLYILMGF; translated from the coding sequence ATGTTAAAATGGCTACGGGAATATTATGTGGAGATTACGGGTCTACTGGTGTTGCTGGGCTTTCTCTATCTGATTATGTTCGGCATCGATACAATCGCTCAGTTAAGCTGGCCGGATGCTTGGTCTCTGCCTGAAATGCCGCTAAAAGTACAAACGGTGGCGACAATCTTTCTCAGTATCTTTATCGAAGGTATTCCTTTTATCCTGATCGGCGTATTGGTCTCCAGCCTAATCCATATCTATGTAAATGAAGAGATGGTGTGGCGCTGGGTGCCGAAAAACCCTTTGCTGTCGATCCCCTTTGCTTCCTGTCTGGGGCTGTTGCTGCCTGTTTGCGAATGTGGCGTGGTACCCGTTAGCAAACGGCTCATTCAAAAAGGATTGCCTCCGTATATCGCCTTTACCTTTCTGTTGGCCGCACCTGTAATCAATCCGGTCACCATCGTATCCACGTATATCGCTTTCGGCAATGCATGGGATATGACCTTGGCTCGCCTGTTGTTGGCCGCCTTTGTCGCCTGGGTAATGGGTGTCCTCTTTTTCTGGTTTTTTAAGCGGGACGTATTAAAGCCGGAAGTATCAAAAGTACATACGGATCAGTGCGATCATGATCATGACCATAACCATGACCATAACCATGATCACGATCATCATCACGACTGTCATGACCACAGTGGCATCAAGAAAGACCGTTTTGGCCATGCGCTTTATCATTCCGTCTTTGAGTTTATGGATATGGGCAAATACTTCGTCATGGGAGCTTTGATCGCCGCCTCCTTTCAAACCTTTGTCGGGATGGGTGCCATCCGCGATTTCGCTGAAAACGAATGGTTAGCCATCCTGCTGATGATGGGATTAGCTTTTGGGATGTCCCTCTGTTCCTCTGCTGACGCCTTTGTAGCCGCTTCGTTCCGCACGGCGATGGGGCCGGCTCCCTTGCTGGCATTTATGGTGTATGGACCAATGTTGGACTTAAAAAATGTATTGATGATGTCAGGCACCTTTAAGCGAAGTGTGATGCTGTTTTTTATCGTCGCATCCACGCTGTTGACGCTGGTTGCGATCGGGTTGTACATCTTAATGGGATTCTAA
- a CDS encoding lipoate--protein ligase family protein codes for MDEDFSVAESIYQQYPSWRVLAESLDEPTPLAYGVEEAVGEAVAREVVPPTLRIWRGPQALVVAKKDLRQQRAVDAAGMMKQVDWPVYVRQSGGTAVPHGAGTVNLSLFLPRPRKIEWTIDDIYRGLGLPLIRMLRDAYGLEPYFGEVPGSFCDGRFNVVVQGKKIVGTSQVWKGGPAGLTSKRPGYILAHATLLTTIDREQAVSALNAWYQMAEGTRPVYIDTVATLASFVPPAQAQDKPVVSALLEAIRSLVKNYRLEQEPTPQEREAGPKYDENADPETYRKKPS; via the coding sequence ATGGACGAGGATTTCTCTGTAGCAGAATCGATCTATCAACAATACCCATCCTGGCGAGTATTGGCGGAATCGCTGGATGAGCCTACCCCGCTTGCCTACGGTGTAGAAGAGGCGGTAGGGGAAGCGGTGGCACGGGAAGTGGTACCTCCGACGCTGCGAATCTGGCGGGGGCCACAGGCGTTGGTGGTGGCCAAAAAAGATCTGCGTCAGCAGCGAGCGGTGGATGCAGCGGGGATGATGAAGCAGGTGGATTGGCCTGTCTATGTGCGGCAAAGCGGCGGGACAGCAGTGCCTCATGGGGCGGGAACCGTGAATCTGTCCTTATTTCTTCCGCGCCCCCGCAAAATCGAATGGACCATCGATGATATCTATCGGGGGTTGGGGCTTCCTCTAATACGGATGTTGCGGGATGCTTACGGATTGGAGCCTTATTTTGGCGAGGTTCCTGGCTCTTTTTGCGACGGCCGTTTTAATGTCGTGGTGCAGGGGAAAAAAATCGTCGGCACTTCGCAGGTATGGAAAGGCGGACCGGCAGGGCTGACATCCAAACGGCCAGGGTATATTTTGGCTCATGCTACGCTCCTTACCACCATCGACCGCGAACAAGCGGTATCCGCTTTAAATGCCTGGTATCAGATGGCGGAAGGAACACGTCCTGTCTATATCGATACGGTGGCTACTTTGGCCAGCTTTGTTCCACCGGCACAAGCGCAGGATAAGCCGGTGGTATCCGCACTGCTGGAAGCGATCCGCTCTCTCGTGAAAAATTATCGCTTGGAACAGGAACCAACCCCACAGGAACGGGAAGCGGGGCCGAAATACGATGAAAATGCCGATCCTGAAACCTATCGCAAAAAACCTTCTTAA